A stretch of the Chlorobiota bacterium genome encodes the following:
- a CDS encoding YtxH domain-containing protein: MSQIDESTSLSKGLLLGLLAGGTVGAALALLFAPKTGKELRADLQERSGEYIDKAGVAISTALDSAQQIVTDGRVRADKIVEDAKSKASTILSDAEKIVTEAKSKASTQGGQLKESLSKISEAAKAGVDTFRSEFGNSKQSV; the protein is encoded by the coding sequence ATGTCACAAATTGATGAATCAACAAGTTTAAGCAAAGGACTACTATTAGGTCTTTTGGCAGGTGGAACTGTAGGAGCGGCACTTGCATTATTGTTCGCACCAAAAACAGGAAAGGAGCTTCGTGCTGATCTACAAGAACGAAGCGGTGAATATATTGATAAAGCAGGAGTTGCAATTTCAACTGCATTGGATAGTGCTCAACAAATCGTTACTGATGGCAGAGTTAGAGCTGATAAAATAGTTGAAGATGCTAAAAGTAAAGCATCAACAATTCTTTCAGATGCGGAAAAAATTGTAACTGAAGCAAAATCAAAAGCTTCTACTCAAGGTGGACAGTTGAAAGAATCTTTAAGCAAAATTTCAGAAGCAGCTAAAGCAGGAGTAGATACTTTTAGATCTGAATTTGGAAATTCAAAACAATCTGTTTAA
- a CDS encoding (Fe-S)-binding protein, which produces MLKHIIFWICFITAVVAMLQNVKRLISYLQLGQNENRFNNILTRVKNVLIIAIGQTKLLRDKVAGAVHAMIFWGFLVLLIAVIESIVEGLIPHGNLNWLGPIYSMITVSQDVFCIAIIVGVIWAAIRRLSGNIKRLVVSPSEQRDAMIILTLIFVIVTSLFLTNASRLGANEEYSWAIRPISGLLHPLFTNGNFSKIVFETSWWLHILVIFGFMNYLPHSKHLHVITSIPNVYFSNLGTVNKLEKIDFEQVGLEKFGKGDIEDFTWKQLLDGMTCTHCGRCSTVCPANSTGKILDPKEIIIGLNNRTMDKAPQVLRSKGVQDIPGVDDPSIFEKVLIGDYISNEALWQCTTCMACVQECPVMIEHVPAIIDMRRWQVMMQSDFPVQLQPAFQNIENNFTPWAFSNSERSDWTQGTKVKSMESATKNEIENLDVLFWVGCAGSYDDRYKKVTKAFAEIMDIAEVNYRILGTEEKCTGDPARRAGNEYLASSMIQMNVETLNNYNVKKIVTSCPHCFNTLLNEYPDFGGKYEVIHHTAFIEDLIKEGRIKGLNEMQAKVTFHDSCYLGRYNNTYEPPRALINNIPGLEIIEMPRNKDKGFCCGAGGAQMFMEETEGKRINIERTEEALSTGAQVIASACPFCMTMMSDGVKTLANDSGILVKDVAELVLEAIHK; this is translated from the coding sequence ATGCTCAAACATATAATTTTTTGGATCTGCTTTATTACAGCTGTTGTTGCAATGTTGCAAAACGTCAAAAGACTTATAAGTTATCTACAATTAGGTCAAAATGAAAATCGTTTTAATAACATACTAACCAGAGTAAAAAATGTTCTAATTATTGCAATCGGGCAAACTAAACTACTAAGAGATAAAGTTGCGGGAGCTGTTCATGCAATGATTTTTTGGGGGTTTTTAGTTTTATTAATAGCTGTTATAGAATCGATTGTTGAAGGTTTAATCCCTCATGGCAACCTCAATTGGCTAGGTCCTATTTACTCAATGATCACAGTTTCACAAGACGTTTTTTGCATTGCTATTATTGTGGGAGTAATTTGGGCAGCTATTAGAAGACTTTCTGGTAACATTAAACGCCTTGTTGTTAGCCCTTCTGAACAACGAGACGCTATGATCATTCTCACGCTTATATTTGTAATCGTTACCTCTTTATTTTTAACAAATGCTTCAAGGCTTGGTGCTAATGAAGAATATTCATGGGCAATCAGACCTATTAGTGGATTATTACATCCATTATTTACTAATGGAAATTTCTCAAAAATTGTTTTTGAAACTTCTTGGTGGTTACATATACTTGTTATCTTTGGGTTTATGAACTACCTACCTCATTCAAAACATTTACATGTTATCACTTCAATTCCTAACGTGTATTTCAGTAATTTAGGAACGGTTAATAAATTAGAAAAAATAGATTTTGAACAAGTAGGATTAGAAAAATTTGGTAAGGGTGATATTGAAGATTTTACATGGAAACAATTGCTTGATGGAATGACCTGTACACATTGTGGAAGATGTAGTACAGTATGCCCAGCAAATTCAACAGGAAAAATTCTAGACCCTAAGGAAATAATTATTGGTTTGAATAATCGAACAATGGATAAAGCTCCTCAAGTTCTTAGGAGTAAAGGTGTACAAGACATTCCTGGTGTTGATGATCCATCTATATTTGAAAAAGTACTTATAGGAGATTATATTTCAAATGAGGCATTATGGCAATGTACAACTTGCATGGCATGTGTACAAGAATGCCCTGTAATGATTGAGCATGTTCCTGCAATAATTGATATGAGACGTTGGCAAGTTATGATGCAATCTGATTTCCCTGTTCAATTACAACCTGCTTTTCAGAATATTGAAAATAATTTTACCCCTTGGGCATTTTCTAATTCAGAAAGATCTGATTGGACACAAGGAACAAAAGTTAAATCAATGGAGTCAGCAACTAAAAATGAAATTGAGAATTTAGATGTTTTATTTTGGGTTGGTTGTGCTGGAAGTTATGATGATAGATATAAAAAAGTGACTAAAGCTTTTGCTGAAATAATGGATATTGCTGAAGTCAATTATAGAATTTTAGGTACTGAAGAAAAATGTACTGGAGATCCAGCAAGGCGAGCGGGAAATGAATATTTAGCAAGTTCAATGATTCAAATGAATGTTGAAACATTAAACAATTATAATGTAAAAAAAATTGTTACTTCTTGTCCCCATTGTTTTAACACACTTTTAAATGAGTATCCAGATTTTGGTGGTAAATATGAAGTTATTCATCATACTGCTTTTATAGAGGATCTTATAAAAGAAGGAAGAATAAAGGGTTTAAATGAAATGCAAGCTAAAGTAACTTTCCATGATAGTTGTTATTTAGGTAGATATAATAATACTTATGAACCTCCTAGGGCATTGATAAACAATATACCAGGTTTAGAAATTATTGAAATGCCTAGAAATAAAGATAAAGGATTTTGTTGTGGAGCTGGTGGTGCTCAAATGTTTATGGAGGAAACGGAAGGAAAAAGAATTAACATTGAACGAACTGAAGAAGCTTTATCAACAGGTGCACAGGTAATAGCATCTGCCTGTCCATTTTGTATGACAATGATGAGTGATGGAGTTAAAACATTAGCAAATGATAGTGGTATTTTAGTAAAAGATGTTGCTGAGTTAGTTTTAGAGGCAATTCATAAATAG
- the sdhC gene encoding succinate dehydrogenase, cytochrome b556 subunit, translating into MAYIQSEKPVSRWSKIVLTYKKNSGSWAWILHRGTGIALTMYLFLHIVALSSITKGEAAFTEEMKLFQKPIFVVIEFLLFIPVIYHSLNGFRIVLVDLGQGAKNHKSILKLVYIIAGILILFMAYLMLFSH; encoded by the coding sequence ATGGCTTACATTCAATCAGAAAAACCTGTTAGTAGATGGTCAAAAATTGTTTTAACTTATAAAAAAAATTCAGGTTCTTGGGCTTGGATTTTACATAGAGGTACTGGTATTGCTCTAACTATGTATTTGTTTCTTCATATTGTAGCATTAAGTTCAATTACAAAAGGTGAAGCTGCTTTTACCGAAGAAATGAAGTTGTTTCAAAAACCAATTTTTGTTGTAATAGAATTTCTTTTATTCATACCTGTTATATACCACTCTTTAAATGGATTTAGAATTGTATTAGTAGATCTAGGACAAGGTGCAAAAAACCATAAATCAATTCTTAAATTAGTATATATTATTGCAGGTATATTAATTCTATTCATGGCATATTTAATGCTATTTAGTCACTAA
- the sdhD gene encoding succinate dehydrogenase, hydrophobic membrane anchor protein yields MENRKRSFQYSGRGGSGAFAWIMQRLSGLALIVLTLGHFFMVHSSADAGHTWKAVSERLTNPAFIGLYTAFLILAMYHGVQGMWNIIRDFKLKPMITMTLFGLFIVISLVFLGIGLNTLFTFDPNAGVQTVTAIR; encoded by the coding sequence ATGGAAAACAGAAAAAGGTCTTTTCAATATTCTGGTCGTGGAGGTAGTGGGGCTTTTGCTTGGATAATGCAACGTCTAAGCGGTTTAGCATTGATTGTACTTACATTAGGACATTTCTTTATGGTCCATTCATCAGCTGATGCAGGGCACACTTGGAAGGCTGTTAGTGAAAGGTTAACTAATCCAGCTTTTATAGGATTATATACTGCTTTCTTAATTCTTGCAATGTATCACGGAGTTCAAGGAATGTGGAATATTATAAGAGATTTCAAATTAAAACCTATGATAACCATGACACTTTTTGGATTGTTTATAGTAATTTCATTAGTTTTTTTAGGAATCGGATTAAATACTCTTTTCACTTTTGATCCTAATGCAGGAGTTCAAACAGTAACTGCAATTAGATAA
- a CDS encoding succinate dehydrogenase flavoprotein subunit: protein MQHSFDVLVIGAGGAGLRAAVEIQSPYTCAVLSKVHPLRSHTGAAQGGVCAALANEEEDTWEWHAFDTVKGSDYLGDQDAIDVMCYDAIRAIIELEHMGMPFSRTKEGKIAQRKFGGHTRPSPEDENLRVAVKRACYSADRTGHVMLHTLYENCLKNSINFFNEFQVTDIIIEDNICKGVIALEIRNGEIHTFLAKAVVFATGGLCRAFRITSNAHAGTGDGSAVAYRRGVPVEDMEFIQFHPTGLWRLGILVSEAARGEGGILRNVDNEAFMVRYAPTVKDLAPRDMVSRAIITEMLEGRGIKGSDGTDYIGLDLTHLDESVLDNKLPEITGFARTYLGVEPKNQPIPIQPTAHYAMGGIPTNVNGEVLSNEKGDIIIGFYAAGECACVSVHGANRLGTNSLLDLIVFGRRSGKRVMEFLKSGATLIPPSHHFDEATKAKISALKNNIGNEKIGAIRKELQDKMMNNVGVFRTHEKLLLMTEELKTIRDKYSRITIDDKSNEFNTDLLEALELENLIDSAEAITYGALKRTESRGGHSRDDYPNRDDENFLKHTFAFYNQGNEPRLEYKPVVITKYKPMIRKY from the coding sequence ATGCAACATAGTTTTGATGTTTTGGTTATTGGTGCAGGTGGAGCTGGCTTAAGAGCTGCTGTTGAAATTCAATCGCCATATACTTGTGCTGTTTTAAGTAAGGTACATCCATTAAGATCTCACACAGGTGCTGCTCAGGGTGGTGTTTGTGCTGCATTAGCAAATGAAGAAGAAGATACTTGGGAATGGCACGCTTTTGATACTGTTAAAGGATCTGACTATTTAGGCGATCAAGATGCAATTGATGTAATGTGTTATGATGCTATTCGAGCAATTATCGAACTTGAACATATGGGGATGCCTTTTTCCAGGACTAAAGAGGGAAAAATTGCTCAACGAAAATTTGGTGGACATACAAGGCCAAGCCCTGAAGATGAGAACTTAAGAGTTGCTGTTAAAAGAGCTTGCTACTCGGCTGATAGAACTGGACATGTTATGCTTCATACTCTATATGAAAATTGTTTAAAAAATAGTATTAACTTTTTTAATGAATTTCAAGTAACTGATATAATTATTGAAGATAATATTTGTAAAGGAGTTATTGCATTAGAAATTAGGAATGGAGAAATTCATACTTTTCTTGCAAAAGCCGTTGTATTCGCTACTGGAGGTCTTTGTAGAGCATTTAGAATTACTTCAAATGCACATGCTGGTACTGGTGATGGTTCTGCTGTTGCTTATAGAAGAGGTGTTCCAGTTGAAGATATGGAATTTATTCAATTCCATCCTACAGGATTATGGAGATTAGGTATACTAGTTTCTGAAGCAGCTAGAGGAGAAGGTGGTATTTTAAGAAATGTTGATAATGAAGCCTTTATGGTTAGATATGCTCCTACTGTTAAAGATTTAGCTCCAAGAGACATGGTTTCTAGAGCAATTATTACCGAAATGCTTGAAGGTAGAGGTATTAAAGGTTCTGATGGTACTGATTATATTGGTTTGGATTTAACTCACTTAGATGAATCAGTTCTAGATAATAAGTTACCTGAAATTACTGGTTTTGCAAGAACTTACTTAGGTGTTGAACCAAAGAATCAACCAATACCTATTCAACCAACTGCTCATTATGCAATGGGTGGGATTCCTACAAATGTAAATGGTGAGGTTCTATCAAATGAAAAGGGTGATATTATAATTGGATTTTATGCTGCTGGAGAATGTGCTTGTGTTTCTGTACATGGTGCTAACAGACTTGGTACTAATTCTTTGTTAGATTTAATCGTTTTTGGCAGAAGATCAGGTAAAAGAGTTATGGAATTTCTTAAATCTGGTGCAACATTAATTCCACCATCCCATCACTTTGATGAGGCAACAAAAGCAAAGATTTCTGCTTTGAAAAATAATATTGGAAATGAAAAGATTGGTGCTATTAGAAAAGAACTTCAAGACAAAATGATGAATAATGTAGGAGTATTTAGAACACATGAAAAATTGCTATTAATGACTGAAGAACTTAAAACAATTAGAGATAAATATTCTAGAATAACTATAGATGATAAAAGTAATGAGTTTAATACCGATTTATTAGAAGCTCTCGAATTAGAAAATTTAATTGATTCTGCTGAAGCTATTACTTATGGTGCTTTAAAAAGAACTGAATCTAGAGGAGGTCATTCACGTGATGATTATCCAAATAGAGATGATGAAAATTTCTTGAAACATACTTTTGCTTTTTACAATCAAGGCAATGAACCTAGGTTAGAATACAAACCAGTAGTAATTACAAAATATAAACCAATGATTAGAAAATATTAA